In Parasteatoda tepidariorum isolate YZ-2023 chromosome 8, CAS_Ptep_4.0, whole genome shotgun sequence, the DNA window AATACATGGCTAATTTGCTCTGGCTTAGtgtaggattttttaaaattttttttgaactaatgCCTTgctcatttttagaatttaatctgtgggtgttattaaaaaagaactcgctgttttaaacaattattttttttttaattctgagtTTTAAACATGCTTAAGACAAATCTTGGACAGAATGTTTTAaaggtaattattaaaataagtttgaaatctgggatataaagtttttatattgtattatgtTTATCATAACAtttcttgtatttatattttaatattattagttcTTAACAAAACTATATGAAACAGCTTCATATGATTTTCTTGGGAATTCTAATATTGAATGACACAAATTCGTCGTAGTGACTCAAAATCGTTCatgattctaatatttaatcgttttaaattattgaaacttttcACTTCAGTTTCtaagcataaaataatacatttaaatattaattttcttacgttaaaataacaaaaatacctTAAGTAATGAAGCTGATTAATAACTTCCTTCAGAAGTTTATTGTTTTCGATGTATGATGTACTAGTTACATCTGTTTGTATCCCAATACTTAGTGTAGCATTGAATGAGCAGGTTCTTGATCTTTCATCTGCCTCTAACATGCTTAACTGAGATGCTGTCAAAGAAAAATCATCATCCAAATTCATGCACTCatcaaaatctggaaaaaaaaggaattattttattttttgtcttattctATTTACAGGGTATCCGTTCACccggaaagtcatgaattttggtattgaacaaaatttgtcatgaaatgtcatgattttaactatttttttgaaaaaaaaaaatcacggaaagtcatggatttaggccaccaaagaattttatttttaaaatggaatcctCCCCCCCTCCCCAATTTCACAGTGTTCccaatatctgaatttgtaacaaaatccccactcagaGTCAtactttattacaatataaaatgtttttatcttgtccttcaaaaattatgatgttctttcaaaaaatgaaagaaaaaacatcatttctagagggaagtattttttaaacttctgtgatttcagaattattattatttattttttattttatcaaattaaaattctagctgaagcaagcagaaaaatcaggagtattccttttctttctgctgaacaagaaaagtatctttagaatataattctgcagaaaaaaattttttttttgctcagctattttattgcttcaacgctttctttactctgttttttaaatttaaaatcaataaatataaagatgcagagtataacagttttggttacaCCTATCATTCAAATTAGTGtcattataatgctttttaaaatgtattgtcggagaaaatagtaacttcgttaagtcatgaaaaatttttggaattagtcatgggaaaatctaaaatgtaacagattccctgtatttaatttttattttagtatttgtttcttttaaaattaaaagttttttcaaaattatggtagGCTGCAAGTATttaacattcaattatttttccagTCAGATCTTTAAATAAAGCAGATTTCAACtactgtaatgaaaaaaaaaaattctttaattattacctgatatttctatacattttaaagagaattttctgaaaataataaacaacttCACTTTTGTCTACTGTCAAATTTTGGAATAaagtctaaattaaattattaataaagatttaaattcaattcaaataagTTATTACTTACCTGTTGAACTACCTGTTACTTTAGCATCAGTTCTATctgtttcatataaaaattcttcCCTTTTTGCTCCTGCAGATTCTCCAAAATGTTCATTATCAATGTGGTTATCTTTTTCATTTACCTCAATTTTTTCTTGACTTATATCTGTTTTTTCCTGATTTGCATTACTACTTTCAAAACTATTACCATTAGGATTCTCGTTGAAGGAATGCATTTGTGTTTCTCTAAATTCTTTTGCTTCTCTCTGTGAATTAGCAAACAATGAATCGCTGCAAATGTTATTATCAGCTATTAtcctagtttttttattttgatctaaatcagaaaactttttgcaaatttcttttttctcatataATTCTTCATcactgtttttattaaaataatcgatGGCTGTTACTAAAGTGAAAgagttaacatattttaaattttctgtaatttcattcatcatattttcttctttgGAATTTAATTTGGTTATATTCTTTTGCTTATTCAAgtcaatattcattttattgcaTTCAGTGGAAAATTCAGTGGTTTTATTGGGTTTTATTTGTGGCAAAGTATTCAGCGTTTCAATTACCTCTTTGCTTTCAGAATCTCTGATAACGATTATTTCttgattattttgataatttgcaGTACCTTTTTCTCCACCTTCATTAAGATTTTTGTTGTCAGGAATatctttattgatatttttttcatggtgGTGCTGGCATTTATTGGAAACTTTTATGCTatcttcatttatattattgtcTACAGAAATGTCTGtgttaaggatttttttctgaTCCTTGTGAGAATTGTCTGCAATTTGCTCTCCATCTTCATTAAGATAATTGTCTTCAGAATcatctttgttaatttttttcttttgatcatTGTGATATATTGCTGTAACTGTTGCATGTTTTTGAGTTTGGCAATCATACTGTACATCTTTTTCGTTCAAATTCAGGTGATTTATGTACAAGTTCTCTTCGCTGTCAAAACTTTGTTGCTGATTATGAACACATTCTGCAATTTGGTTCTCTGTTGCTCCCAGATCTACGCAACTGGATTCCAGTTCAGGCGTGTTAGATTGACTATTTCCATTAACTTCAATTTTCTTGATAAGTGCATCATCACCAAAATATGCAGCTTttatattcgttttattttcatcaataataTCTTcaggaattatatttatctcaGCACCGCAGTTTGAGGACTCAACTTCCTCTACTTTACAAGAGATCTTCCAATCTTCTAAGTCCAACTCAGAAGGACTGGTAGTTGTGAAATTATGTGTgcttatatgatttttatttgtgttactAGTAGAAGTTGCTTCCTTATTTCCACTGATTTCTAGATAATCAAGAGCACTCATATGCAGAattcttaaatcttttttcaatgaattggTATTGCCTGTAACTGTTTCAGATTTTAAAGGAACTGTCCATCTGTTacttatattctttttctttttaaaatttggttttgcGAGTTGGTTCACGTCTGCTGATATTGATGTATCTAGATTGCTGAAGCTGAAATTTGGAAAATCATTCTCAACAAGACCCAAAATAGAAgctagtaatttattattacagtttgCTGCTGCATCTGAGACTGAGAGTTTAGTATTTATTTGTGAAGTTTCATTCTGCGGTAAAATATTAGAAtcgttttgtaaaatttcgTCATCAGGAACTTCATTTAATACATCGGCATCATtcacaatttgtttatttccCTCAGAAGcaatattgttttcaataagcgaaaaaaatttctctttaaccTGCATTTTATACTTAGAATTGTTTACAATCCCATTTATTTGTTGGCGAGAGTGCACCTCATCTTTGCAGCTGTTTTGTTCTATGtttgaattacatttatttaaattattttgatgatttaaatGTGTGTCTGGTTCAGTAAttgtttcaataacttttagttctgttatttttgttaatgataAATCAGGTGtatcttttttaatcattttgcatGTTTCCTTCTCTCTTTCatcaatgttttctttttcgttaACGAGAATGATTTCTGTGATGGATTCTGTATTATGTTCTGCAAGTTTTTCCTTTACATTTCTTGTAATTTGGTCTTTTTCCCCTTTTAAACTTACCAAGTTattatttctaacatttatttcatttaaattacagttATCATCGTATAtggtacaaattttatttaagacaaCTTCCTGTACTTCTTTTACATCATGTATAACTGGTGCCTCAAAAAACGATTTTGTCATTTCAGCCTTATGTTGGACTGACATATCGTTCTCTTCACAAATTTTACGAATTTCTGCATTTTCTGAATGTggtgaaatagattttttgttgttttcaaattcattaGTTAACTTATCACGggaagaaaattctattttatcttGTTTCTTGCTATtactagttttcttttttagtgaTGAGTTTTGTTGTAAGCGGGAAGAacgtctttttttatttgacgaATTAGTATTAATTTCTGAATCAGAGAATTcatttccaatttttcttttcgttgGAGAactcttcaatattttatgattatcttCAAATGTAGAGCATATACTTTTACTTGTTCTGAGCCTAGTTTCTGTATTAATGTCTCCCATGGCCTAGGCTTTGCGTCTAAGAatggaaaaaatgtaattaaatactttaacatttatatttagtatgtCAGTTCTATAAAGAGAAATAAGGATTTGAATCTCCTCATTCTGACTTGTTTAATGAAACTTCGTAATCAATgcattttgaagtttaatttaaaacttcaattttctgaaagaatAACAAAATGAGTTTATTGGACTCTTTTGtaactcttttgaaattacttattaattaaaaaaaatatgtttgtaaaaaatatatgtttgaaaaaaatatttgttctggGACTtaagataatttgtaaaaaaggaACCCtagtgtgaaattttttaaaaaagaaagttttcacCTAACTATCTATTGCAAATTTGATCGCATTGTATTAGTGAAAAAGTGAGAATTAAAACTCGTATGTTAAaagtagttaattaaaaaaaactctttttgtaTGGTTACGTATGAGAGTGATTGTTTTGTGTAAACCCCAAATGTTGGTTACTCCGAACGGTAATAAGTTTGTGTAATGCCTATGATGGTTACTCCAAaacctttttcttcttttggttTTATAAGATCGGATCGAAGGTCCCCCTCCCCCCCACACACACGGAAAGCAAAGAGCACGTATAATATAAATGGAcataaccaaaatttttattataagaaaaatatttgagtgttaatttttccaaagcCTGAAtccaattttattctattattaaaacAGCTCTTCTGtgataaagcaataaattatataattattctagggccgggatagcctggtcggtagggcgctgggcccatgtccgagagttcgtgggttcgaaccccggcGGCCGCACgtcaccattttactacacggggagtcttcggtcggtgTGGTTCGAACAAACTTGGTGActtatgcacgttaaatctgtcgagtcgcaaagtcctccatgttcccataacaaatcaatgcctctgggggtactgaattggagattgatcgttctctgattcaggtcaaaattacgatgaatgaatggatgtatgaacgGGTTACACCCTATAAACGAGTGttacgtatgggtgtggcagaattcgaattcttggccatagatggcgccactggaaaacaagaacaatcgcacccctctgccttaacaggcatacgccaacaacaacataaaactATTCTATTTAGTACTTCCTAAGTTAACGTTCcattgtgtaattttaaaacttgagcTTGCTTTGAACGGAGCTTAAATAAAGCTGTCcgtaacttaatttattttttactgtttcagAGACTTGggctttttattacaatatataatttagtcgctatttgattaaaacttcatccgcttcaaaaatatacaaatttgaaataacagtcgacgtgtttcaagcactcaaaaacaaACGCCCATTTACAAGACTTTCCAAACGTgaatgaatgagaagaaacattTGAAATGTAAGGAAAGATGGAAAAGtaatggaaagaaaaagaagaaaagaaatagtaGCTGATAggggaataaaaatgaaaaacagaacaagcaAAACCACAGTGTCCgtttcaaatcaattttgtttcctCTCATTCACATCTGGCAACAGAAAGAAATGGAACAACAAAGAAATGGGCACCTGTTTTTGAACTCTtcaaacatgtcgactgttatttccagtCTGTATATTATTGaagcgaatgaaattttaaccAATATCTTATCGATTTAGTTTCtagggattatttatttaacatatatttagttacttatttttctattcaagaAACTTTTAACGCGCAATTTAAAGGTTATCGTATAAATTCTTGTTAAGACATATTATTCTATTCggcaaatttatttcaaattctgtCTTTTGTCATTCAAAATGACAGCTTAAAATGGGTGAAAAATGAcgtaaaagaattttgttgtCTAAagcaaaagtgtttttttcaaccacgcaattttaaatatttacaagaaattcaagaagtaaaaatattagaaagctGAACTTTCGAACAGTCTACTCTGCgaaatcttaaatttgaaattacgtTTTCCATATTCTGTCAAATTCTGCATTTCCCATATTTCAGCAGTTCCATAATATCGTTATGAAAACACGGATCCCATCCTTAGAtatcctaattatttttttatatttcgtcaGGCTTAGTTTGTAATACTGATTACGCTACCTATAGTACGTTATCTTTTAATAGTTATAATGCCGTCAAATTGGGCATAGAATAGTCTATTCCGACTATTGTGCCGTTACATTTAATCAGTCTGTGCAACAAATATAACTGCGAGTAATAACTAAGTTCAACAAAGGAAAGGTTAATACTTTTGTGCTTTGTagactaaagcaaaaaacaatgtGAATAAAGCATAAATTGATATACTATAGTTTAGTTttatactatagtttcagttttataaacaaaaaccaTCTTCAGTGTCTAAACATCAAATGAGTGTAGAGAGGTAAAGAGACAAACACATGTAAAGTGGTTTAACcaataggataaaaaaaaaaaaaaaagttcgaacaAGGAAATAACAACCCTCTATATTCTTTGGATAAGAAACAAGCGTTGGGATTTTTGGCGTGAACCCCAGAGTGtaacagattaaat includes these proteins:
- the LOC107449894 gene encoding protein PFC0760c, producing the protein MGDINTETRLRTSKSICSTFEDNHKILKSSPTKRKIGNEFSDSEINTNSSNKKRRSSRLQQNSSLKKKTSNSKKQDKIEFSSRDKLTNEFENNKKSISPHSENAEIRKICEENDMSVQHKAEMTKSFFEAPVIHDVKEVQEVVLNKICTIYDDNCNLNEINVRNNNLVSLKGEKDQITRNVKEKLAEHNTESITEIILVNEKENIDEREKETCKMIKKDTPDLSLTKITELKVIETITEPDTHLNHQNNLNKCNSNIEQNSCKDEVHSRQQINGIVNNSKYKMQVKEKFFSLIENNIASEGNKQIVNDADVLNEVPDDEILQNDSNILPQNETSQINTKLSVSDAAANCNNKLLASILGLVENDFPNFSFSNLDTSISADVNQLAKPNFKKKKNISNRWTVPLKSETVTGNTNSLKKDLRILHMSALDYLEISGNKEATSTSNTNKNHISTHNFTTTSPSELDLEDWKISCKVEEVESSNCGAEINIIPEDIIDENKTNIKAAYFGDDALIKKIEVNGNSQSNTPELESSCVDLGATENQIAECVHNQQQSFDSEENLYINHLNLNEKDVQYDCQTQKHATVTAIYHNDQKKKINKDDSEDNYLNEDGEQIADNSHKDQKKILNTDISVDNNINEDSIKVSNKCQHHHEKNINKDIPDNKNLNEGGEKGTANYQNNQEIIVIRDSESKEVIETLNTLPQIKPNKTTEFSTECNKMNIDLNKQKNITKLNSKEENMMNEITENLKYVNSFTLVTAIDYFNKNSDEELYEKKEICKKFSDLDQNKKTRIIADNNICSDSLFANSQREAKEFRETQMHSFNENPNGNSFESSNANQEKTDISQEKIEVNEKDNHIDNEHFGESAGAKREEFLYETDRTDAKVTGSSTDFDECMNLDDDFSLTASQLSMLEADERSRTCSFNATLSIGIQTDVTSTSYIENNKLLKEVINQLHYLREAVDFIKEKINTS